The Deltaproteobacteria bacterium region CGACGGCAGCAACTCGCTCTTCAATGGAGTCTGCCTCGATGGCGTTGAGGAGAAATCCTGTTGCTGACCCTCCGTCGCCTTTGATCGCGTCCATCAATCTATTCAATCCGTCCGAGTCGCTGCGGCGACACAGAACAGCGTGATAACCCTCTCGGGCGAAACGGCGAGCGACAGTTCCACCAATACCAGCACCGGCACCTATCACCAAACAAACGGGTTTCATGTTCGATCTCTCCTCACTCATGCCGCGCTCACATGCGCCGCCGCGACCGCGCGGACGCGTGCGGACGCCGCCTCGGCGGCCTCGGCTTCGGCACCGGCGACCGGTGCCAAGTGGACGGCGACGTTCTTGTGGTAAGGCGTTGCCGCGATAGGGTCGCAGTCGTCGTGGGCAGTGATCAGGTTGAGACGTGGGCCGTCAACGATGCGGCCGCCGCTGCCGTCGGGGTACGACTGGCCGTAGCCGTGCGGCAGAGCAACAAGGTCGCGCCGCATGGACGGATCGCTCTCGACCCGACACACGATGCGCCCCGTCCGAGTCGTGACCGCCATCCAACCCCCGTCGGTCGCGCCGAGCGCGGCGAGGTCGTCGGGATGGATGCGCAGCGCGCCGTCGGGGTCGGTCTTCCGCCAGGCCGGGGTGCGGAAAATCTGGTTGGCGTTGTGCATGCGGCGCTGGCCAGCGACGAGCGTGAACGGGTACGCTGGATCGGGCTGCTCCGCTGCCGGGTCGAGGTGCGAGAGCCAATCGAGCAACTCGGGCACGGCGAGGTGGATCTTCCGGTCGGGGTATTTCACGAGCTGGAAGATCTCGTCGTACTTGTGCGCGGTGAAGACGAAGCCCGAGCGACTGGCGAGTAGCTTCTCGAAGAGCATGTCGCCGAGCTGCGGCGGAGCCGCAGTCGTTTCAAGGGCGCGCTGGACCGCCACCGTGTGCATCATCGCCGTCTGATGGCAGCCTACGTAGAGCGGCGCCGCCGCGGCCGCACTGTCCGGCAGCGTCGGGCCGAGCGTCCGGTAGAGGAGCATCGGCGCGACCGGCACGAGCTTCGGGTTCTCAGCGAACAGCTGGGACACGCGCTGCATCATCTTGCCGCGGTCCTCCGCGGCCAGCTCGCGCAACTCGGCGAGCGCGTCGTCGCCGGGCAGGTCGCCCATGGCACCCAGCAGGCGGGCGTAGATCTCGGGCTCCGGCAGCGTCCCCGGCAGCGGTTCGAAGAGCGGAGCGCGGAGATGGAAGAAGTTCCGCGGCCACTCGAACGAGAAGAGCGTCGTCTCCCACTTCTCGTACTGCGCCGCAGCTGGCAGCACGTAGTCCGCGAGCGCCGCCGTTTCCGTATAGGCGACGTCGACCACGACGGAAAGGTCGAGCGCGCGAACCGCAGCCTCGAACCGGACGGTATCGGCGGTCGTGTTCGCCGGGTTGGCCGACTCGACCCAGAGCGCACGCACGCGCCGCGGGTCGTTGGTCAGGACCTCGTCGGCAAAGCGGTTGGTCGGCAGGAGCCCGCCGATGATCTCCTGGCCGGTCACGTTCGAGCGCTCGCCCTGCGAGTCGCGAAAGAGCGGCAGGAGCCAGGTGTGGATGCCGTTCGTTCCCCGCCGACCGAAGTTCCCGGTCACGAGGTAGAGGAGCTTTTCGAGGTAGGAGTTCAGCGTCGAATGCCGGCTCTGTTGGATGCCAAGCTCGACCCGGACCACCATCGACCGCGCGGCGAGGATCATGTCGACGGCACGTTCAACGTCGGCGAGCGGTACGCCGGCGTGCGCCACCCACGCTACGATCGGCGTCCGTGCGAGTACGGCCCGCACCTCCTCCCAGCCGACGGTGTGCCGGGAAAGAAACTCGGCGGCTTCGCCACCACGCTGGAGAATGATCGCCAGAATCGCGGTGAGTAGGAAGGCGTCCGTGCCCGGGCGGAGCGGCAAATGGATGTCGGCGAGGTCCGCGACCTCGGTACGGCGCGGGTCGATCACGATCATGCGGCGGCCGGGCGTCTTCTTGATCTCGTTCACTTCGTTCCGCGCCCCCTGGAAGCCGTTGGACATCCAGGGATTGCACCCGAGCACCACGAGCAGGTCGGTATGCTCGACGTCTTCCGCCGTGTGGCAGAGTTGATCGCCGTAGAGCCGCCCGTTCACCCAGAAGTCACCGGTCTTCTCCTGCGAGAGGGCGTTGAAGTACTTGGTCGCGCCGAGCGCGTCGCGCAGCGCCAAGAAGCCCGTGCCGCCGAGGTGGTTGCCCTGTCCGCCGCCGCCGTAGACCGCGAACGCCTCGCCACCGTGCTCGGCACGGAGCGCGTTCAGGCGAGCAGCGATCTCGGTGAACGCCGTGTCCCACGAGATCGGCTCGTGCGTGCCGTCGGGACGGCGCCGCAGCGGCGTCGTCAGGCGATCGGCGTGGTCGCCGTACCACTGCAGGCGCTGTGGCTTCTGACAGAGGTATCCGTGCGAGCGCGCGTTCGCGCGGTCGCCGCGCACACGCGTGATCTTGCGCCCCTCGGTTGCGACCTCGAGGCCGCAGTTTACGTAGCAGAGGATGCAGAAGGTAGGACGCCATATGTTGGCCGTTTGCTGTTCGTTCATCACTGTACTCCTGTTCCTTGAAGAAGCCTTAATCTCTCGCTGATCTCTGCTTGTGCGACTGAAGTTTCGCTGTGCACCCATGCCGTCCGTCTTCGCCGCCCGGCATCCGCGACCTCGCTGTGGCGCGACTTGTGGGCACCCGAGTGACGATATATATTAATGATGCACGTCATGTTAACGTATTCATAACGATCGTCATTAAATGAGTCAAGTACGATTACAAACGAGGAGAGTCTGATGCGGGTATCGAAAGAAAAGGCTGCGCAAAATCGCCAGGACATTCTGACGGCGGCCGCTCGTCTATTCCGGGAACAGGGCGTCAGCGCCACTGGCGTGGACGCGATCACCAAAGATGCGAGTTTGACCCACGGTGCCGTCTACAGCCAATTTGGTTCCAAAGAGGCCATCGCAGCCGAAGCAATTCGTCTCGCTCTGCGGGGATCAGAGCGCCTCTGGCAGCGACTCGTCGAGCGCAAGGGGGCGAAGCAAGCGTTTCCCGCCATAGTGGCGACATACCTATCGCGCGATCACCGCGACTCACCTGGTCAGGGGTGTGCCGTAGCAGCCCTTGGGAGTGAGATCGCCCGACAGCCCCAGAGCGTTCGCGATGCGTTTACCGAGGAGCTGAAGGCCGGACTCGCATTCTTGGCTGGGGTGATGCCTGGGGAGGACTCTTCAGGCAGATACGAGGATGCGATCGCGGCATTTGCCGGCATGGTCGGTGCCCTGATTCTTGCGCGAGCCGTAAACGACGAACCCTTATCGGACCGAATACTGCAGGTGACAGCAGAACGGGTCACGCAGTCTGTCAAAGCTCGTAAACCCGCTCAACGTGCGCAGAGAAGTTGCTGATCTCCTCACTCAGAGGACGTGATCCGTCGGTCCTGTCAGAAACCAACAGGTAGAGAAATGGTGAACCTATGGTCACAGTAGAATTTCATTTTGACTTTGGCAGCCCAAACGCCTATCTGAGCCATCTCGTGATTCCTCAGATCGAGCAACGCACCGGCGTCAAGTTCGCGTACGTGCCGATCCTGCTGGGCGGGGTCTTCAAGCTCACCAATAATCGCTCGCCAGCGGAAAGCTTAGTCGGCATCAAAAACAAACCGGAATACGAACGGCTCGAAATGAACCGCTTCCTCCGTCGGCATGGGATTACCCGCTTTCAGAGCAATCCCTTTTTTCCCGTGAACACCTTGATGCTGATGCGCGGCGCCATTGCCGCTCAGTCGTTGGGCGTGTTTGAGCGGTACGTGGACGAAATGTATCGGCACATGTGGGCCGAGCCCAAAAAAATGGACGACCCCACCGTGCTGCGTGCGGCGCTCGACGAGTCGGGGCTCGACCGCGAGCGCTTCTTCGAGCTCGTGCAAACGCCGGAGATCAAGGACCGGCTCCTCCAGAATACCCAGCGGTCAGTCGAGCGCGGCACCTTCGGAGCCCCGACATTCTTCGTCGGGGAGGAAATCTTCTTTGGGAAAGATCGACTACGAGATGTCGAGGAACTGATCATGGCGTCACGATAACCGACCCGTAGTCGACGTTGCACGAGAAGCTCGGCTTGCCGCGTCCGCAGAATCGCTTCCTGCTGAGGATGACGCCCGAGAGCGTTTAGCTTCAGATCTCCTCAAAAGTTCCACATGCTTCGGTGGCGTTTCATTGCGCACAATGCGACCAGCTACGGCTTCTGCCAAGCAGTCTGCGGCTTCGGCCAAGGTCTCTTCTAGGGTTTCCCCATCTGTTCTGGCCTCTGGAAAATTGGGGAACGTGACCAGAAAATAGCCGCTCTCGTCACGCTCCACATCTGCCGGATAGATGAACTGTCGCAACACAAAACATCTCACTCTCTGTCACGAAGGAAAAAGAGCAACCATTGTCAGAGGGAAGGTGCAATTATCGCTTTCGTACTTCGGCGATATATTGCCGAGCCGCTGCCACGGCCTTTGCGTCGACAATGCCTGCCACGGCCTCTGGGGAGTCGGGTCAGGCCTTGCAATCGAGCATAATCTATCACTGGTAGTGAAGACACAAGCCGGATTCTTAACAGGCTCATGTGTCAATGCAAGACCTGACCCCAAGACCTCCCGCCCGGTGCGGACCCGCATGCCGTGGTGGTGTGGTAAGGGCGGTCAGCGCTGACCGCCCTTACCCGATTAGGCGCAGCGTTACTCCGTCTGATCAACCTTCTTGTCAAATCTTGCAGTGAACCAGCCGTAAATCTCCACCAGCTCATGCCAGCTCTGCTGCTGCCTCCTATACCCGATACGGTCCCAGCCGAGCCATCAACCCTGCGGCCATCAGGGTGGCCACCACAAACCCTCCTAGCACCAAACTATACGAGCCTGTGGAGTCAAAACTTACCCCCATCAGCAGCGGGCCTATCACCCCACCCAGGGTAAAGGCAGCAAAGGCATAGCTGGAGATCTCCCCAAAAGCGTGCAGGCCAAAATAGCGACTCACCATGTAGGCCATGATGTCTAATGCCGCGCCCACAGCCAGACCCCACAGGACCATGGCAACGACCGCCAAGCCTCCGCCTGCCCCACTCCACAGCAGGAAAGTCCCCAGCGCAGCCCCGCAAAAGAAGTAGACCGCCACGGACGGAGCAAAGAAGCGGTCGAGCAGATACCCGGCTCCCACTCCTCCTAGTAGTGCCCCCACGGCACCCAGTGACGCGGCTAAGGCCGCGCTCTGGGCAGTGACACCCCGGTCAGTCAGCATAGGAACAAAGTGAGTCACAATGCCGTGAAAACTCACCGATAGCAGGAAAAATGCGCCGACCATAAGCCAGAAGGTCCCCGTGCGCCAGGCCTCGCTACCGTTCATCCCTGACTCCTGGCCGCTCTGCTTTGTCGTTCCAGCCTGCGCGACCGTCTCACCGTCAGGCAACAACCCCATCACCTGCGGCGTCTCCTTAAGGACCAGCCCGACTACCGGGATGGTGCCCCCTATGGCCAGGAGGCCAAAGAGCACGTAGGCTTGGCGCCAGCCCACCGCAGTGATGAGGGCTTGCGCCAGCGGGGGCGTGATGAAGGCGCCCAATTGGATCCCGGCCATTGCCAGCCCCAGAGCCAGGCCACGCTTCTTATCAAACCAGCGGGAGATCACCTGAGAGTAAGGCACCGGCGTGCTTCCGCTGCCCGCGACCCCTATGACCAGGTAGATAGCGTAGAAATGCCAGAGACTGGCCGAGAGAAAATCGAAAGATATCACGCCCAGACCAAAGATCAGTACCGAGAGTACAATCACCCTACGTGCGCCCAAGCGATCCACTAGGCGACCGATGAGCGGCCCCACCCCGGTCATCGCCAAAGTAGAGAGGGAAAACGCGAGCGAGACCTCGGCGCGGCTCCAGCCAAACTCCTGGCTCAGGGGCTTGAGGAACACCCCAAAGGTGGGGACAATGATCGGGCCGAAGTGCAGAGCCTGGCAAACTCCGGCCGCTAGGACCACCCACCAGCCGTAGAAGACCTTGCCGCTCGTTTGCTTTGCTTTTGTCATAGGCAGTTCTCCTGAAGCACAATCACACCTTGTATCAACCCTGGTGGCGAAAGCCTCTTGCCGTGCCTGCTCCAGCAGCAAGATCCTCTCACGGCAGGAAAGGAAAAGTGACACGACCGACGTTTCTCTCCTGCCCGGCCTTACAGTGGTTCCCCTTTGTTCCCCTCCACGCAGGCCTAACGAACTGGCATCAGCCGCGCCGACACGCGAAGTGTGCGTGGCGGCGTCGGCTGCATGCCATTGTTCGGCTTTTGAGTTCATTTGATCCTTTCCGTTTCAAGAAAGGCATTCAATCCTTCAGGGCTGTCGACAGGCACAAATTCACCGTTCCTAGTCCCCTGAGCCAGCGCAACAAAAGCATCTCCCAGTTGTCTCGCTGCGATCTTGGCCTCCATATCTATCTTGTTTTTGCCGCCCACTACCTCAGCAACTGCTGTGCCCGGCACAATAGCGTTCAGTCTGACCTGACTGTTTTTAAACTCGGAGTGAAATCCACTTACAAGCAAATTGATTGCGCCGTATTTTACGGATGCTGCCCACAAAGGCGGGACTGGGCAGCCATAGGCGATTTTCCCCGATACTGTTAAGAAAGAACTCCCCGGCGTGTCTTTCATTTCCGGTAGAAAAGCCTTCGCCGCATAAAAAAGAGTTGTAGGCGCTTCGTTCATCGCATCTAACAGTTTTGAGAATTCATCCTCACTGGGCGCTTTGGCGAAATCAACATTGCCGACGCTCACGACCACGTGATCAATTTTCTGACCACCCCCAAGAAGTTTTTCAACCGCTTCTTTCGCATGTTTCGCTTCAATGGCGTTTGAAAATAGTGCTCCCAAAGGAAACAGCTTCTCCCGAAGATCCTTTGGGAACTGGGCGATCGCCTTATTCGCGTTATCCACGGAGCGCGAAACCACCACGACCTGGGCTCCCGCCTCCGCGAATGCCAGTGCCGCCCCCTTGCCGATGATTCCAGTCGCGCCTATGACGACGACATTCTTGTTCTTTAGATCTTTCATAAATATTCTCCTAGAAATGGTTTTTGCTTCGTCAGTGACAGGACCCCTTCGATCAGCTCGATCCACTATTTTGAACTCGGCTTTGACTTGTTGAACATATAACGGGCAATCTTCCATTCGCCCACATCTTTTCTAAAAATGAACAATTCCCGGTTTTCTTCAGGCTGAGTGATATTCGACTCCAAAACAGTCGCTTTGCCACGAGAAAGAGTCTTGGCAAAAGCGTAGTCGCCGCTGACGACCACTTCTTCGATATCGAATTTAATTTCCGGCTTGATGGTGCTGAAAACATGGTCGTATGAAGCTTTAATTTGCGCTGTTCCTTCGGCCGTCGGAGCCTCGGCGGGCAAAAAGACGCCGTCCTTGGTATAGAGTGGCAGAACCGCCTCAGTACTCGATTGGTTAAGTGCTTGCTCGTACTTCGCCAACAGTTGTTCGATTTTCTTTTGTTCCAAAATTCCTCCTTTGGATTTTGTGCCGACCATTTTCTGCGAGGTTGATTCCTGGGCGACTCCTTCATTCGCAGAAATGATTGTGGCCACTATAAAAACACCGAGCCCAATTGCTAATATATTTTTCATTGCGCCCTCCTCTTCACGTCTTTCATAACTTTTCTGAAACCTTGCGATCCAACGAGTCAACACCATCTCCACGGATCACGACCGCAATCGCAATCCCAAGAAGATGAAGATGGTATTCAAAGCGCTCTCCTTTTTTTGCTTCCACACCAATTCATGTTGTGACCTCAACCAGGATGTCATCCGGGTCGCGCACATACACTGACCCAGACTCTGGTGTCCCGTGCAGCGAATACGGCATGTGTTTCTCTTGCAACGCGGCAAGGAGCGCGCGGAATTGCTCGGGCTGAGCTTTGAGAGCCACGTGATGCATGCTGCCCACGCCACGCACGGTGCGCGCCGGCCCCTTTTCAGGAAAATCGAAAAACGCCAATTGATTACCACCCCCCATATCGAGGAAGATGTGGGTGGAAGTTGGTTCATCGCGGTTTTGCACAATCCGCGTGAGCCGCATGCCGAGCACTTGGGTGTAAAAATGGATGGTGGCGTCGAGGTCCGAACAGATTAGCGCCAGGTGATCGACGCCGCCGGTAGATGTTGGCTGGGATGCACTTGCGCTCCCGGACAGGTACCGTGCTTTCAGCTCCGCACGGCGAGTTTGATAAAAGCTCAGGTCTGGCATAGCTCTTCTCCTTTCACTTTCTTCTTCCTCTGCTCCTCTGGGGTCAACGTCCAGAGACAGGGGTTCTTTCGACCACAGGTACAGGAGAGAAGGCCCTTGTCTTAGAGATCTCTGCTGCGAAGAATCAATGTCCTCTGCAAGGAAGCGAGGATTCTAGGATCGGGCTCTGAAGAGACGGGGCGCGGCAGGCACGCCCCGCAGCGCCCTCAGAGGCAATCAGGACCCTTTCAGTGACTACGCTCCGTCCGGTATGTCGTCTCGGGCGTCAGTTTACGATTGCGCAGAACGACTGCGTATGTAGTTCGGCTTGCGTTTCTCCTGCAGCGCTTTCAGCGCCTCTTTATGGTCCTGCGTCGTGAGCGTCAGCGCTTCGTAGGCCAGGCCTGCATCCATGATTAAGTTGGCCTGCTGTTTGAGCCACTTGTTCACCGCCAGCTTACTCCACCGGATCGCCCAGGTCGGCCCATCCGCCAGCCGCTGCACCAGTTCGCGGGCCTTAGGCAGCACTTCCTCCGGGGGGACGGCATAATTGACAAGTCCGATGCGAGCCGCATCAGCGCCAGTTAGGGAATCGCCGAGCATCAGGAATTCTTTTGCTCGGTTGGGACCGATCAGCAGCGGCCAGATCACAGCGCCACCGTCCCCAGCGACGGCCCCTAAGGCGACATGGGTATCGGCCAGCTTTGCGGTTTCAGAGGCAACAGTGACATCGCAGAGCAAGGCGACGTTGGCCGCGAAACCCAGCGCGTCGCCATTGATAGCGGCCACGATCGGTTGTTCAACATCGAGCAGGTTCTCAATCACCCGCCGTCCATCAGCCATCACGATACGTCTCCCGCCGCGGCCCTTGCTCTTGGTAGGCTTGTCACTACTGGTGAGGTCGCCGCCGACGGAAAACGCTTGGCCTGTGCCAGTCAGCAGGATCGCATTGACGTCGCGATCCTGCGCTAGGTCCAGCCAGATTTGCTCGAACTCGTGGTGCAACGCTGCGTGAACAGCATTGAGGTGTTCGGGCCGGTTGATGGTCACCGTGGCCACACGCTCAGCGACCTCAATCTTCAGAAACTCGTATGCACTGTAGTCTATCATGGGTTTGCAGCCTCCTTTGCGCAATGTACTACGCATTCGGGGCGAGGGGAGATCGCAGGGAGTCAGTCTGCTCCAACCCGAGCGCCTTGACCGACGTCTCGAAGCGGTCTTGCATGACCGCATCGTTGGCAACGAATTCACGGGTGAGGCAGCAGTACTCCAACTGCATCCCGTTCGGGTCTTTGAAGTAGATCGACTTGGACCAGTTGTGGTCCACCACCTCAGAGACCTCCACCCCTTTGGCGAGCAGTTCTTGTCGCTTCGCTTCTAAGCCCGCCTCGGTGCCCGCTTCAAAAGCAAAATGGTAAAACGCGTTGGGCAGCCCGAGCCCGCGGTTAATACCGGCGTCATATTCTACCGGCACCCCCGGGATGTCGCGTGCCTCCATGAAGGCAATGAGTTGATCGCGGCCGGTGTCGAAGAAGAT contains the following coding sequences:
- a CDS encoding molybdopterin-dependent oxidoreductase encodes the protein MNEQQTANIWRPTFCILCYVNCGLEVATEGRKITRVRGDRANARSHGYLCQKPQRLQWYGDHADRLTTPLRRRPDGTHEPISWDTAFTEIAARLNALRAEHGGEAFAVYGGGGQGNHLGGTGFLALRDALGATKYFNALSQEKTGDFWVNGRLYGDQLCHTAEDVEHTDLLVVLGCNPWMSNGFQGARNEVNEIKKTPGRRMIVIDPRRTEVADLADIHLPLRPGTDAFLLTAILAIILQRGGEAAEFLSRHTVGWEEVRAVLARTPIVAWVAHAGVPLADVERAVDMILAARSMVVRVELGIQQSRHSTLNSYLEKLLYLVTGNFGRRGTNGIHTWLLPLFRDSQGERSNVTGQEIIGGLLPTNRFADEVLTNDPRRVRALWVESANPANTTADTVRFEAAVRALDLSVVVDVAYTETAALADYVLPAAAQYEKWETTLFSFEWPRNFFHLRAPLFEPLPGTLPEPEIYARLLGAMGDLPGDDALAELRELAAEDRGKMMQRVSQLFAENPKLVPVAPMLLYRTLGPTLPDSAAAAAPLYVGCHQTAMMHTVAVQRALETTAAPPQLGDMLFEKLLASRSGFVFTAHKYDEIFQLVKYPDRKIHLAVPELLDWLSHLDPAAEQPDPAYPFTLVAGQRRMHNANQIFRTPAWRKTDPDGALRIHPDDLAALGATDGGWMAVTTRTGRIVCRVESDPSMRRDLVALPHGYGQSYPDGSGGRIVDGPRLNLITAHDDCDPIAATPYHKNVAVHLAPVAGAEAEAAEAASARVRAVAAAHVSAA
- a CDS encoding TetR family transcriptional regulator, with protein sequence MRVSKEKAAQNRQDILTAAARLFREQGVSATGVDAITKDASLTHGAVYSQFGSKEAIAAEAIRLALRGSERLWQRLVERKGAKQAFPAIVATYLSRDHRDSPGQGCAVAALGSEIARQPQSVRDAFTEELKAGLAFLAGVMPGEDSSGRYEDAIAAFAGMVGALILARAVNDEPLSDRILQVTAERVTQSVKARKPAQRAQRSC
- a CDS encoding 2-hydroxychromene-2-carboxylate isomerase codes for the protein MVTVEFHFDFGSPNAYLSHLVIPQIEQRTGVKFAYVPILLGGVFKLTNNRSPAESLVGIKNKPEYERLEMNRFLRRHGITRFQSNPFFPVNTLMLMRGAIAAQSLGVFERYVDEMYRHMWAEPKKMDDPTVLRAALDESGLDRERFFELVQTPEIKDRLLQNTQRSVERGTFGAPTFFVGEEIFFGKDRLRDVEELIMASR
- a CDS encoding MFS transporter, whose protein sequence is MTKAKQTSGKVFYGWWVVLAAGVCQALHFGPIIVPTFGVFLKPLSQEFGWSRAEVSLAFSLSTLAMTGVGPLIGRLVDRLGARRVIVLSVLIFGLGVISFDFLSASLWHFYAIYLVIGVAGSGSTPVPYSQVISRWFDKKRGLALGLAMAGIQLGAFITPPLAQALITAVGWRQAYVLFGLLAIGGTIPVVGLVLKETPQVMGLLPDGETVAQAGTTKQSGQESGMNGSEAWRTGTFWLMVGAFFLLSVSFHGIVTHFVPMLTDRGVTAQSAALAASLGAVGALLGGVGAGYLLDRFFAPSVAVYFFCGAALGTFLLWSGAGGGLAVVAMVLWGLAVGAALDIMAYMVSRYFGLHAFGEISSYAFAAFTLGGVIGPLLMGVSFDSTGSYSLVLGGFVVATLMAAGLMARLGPYRV
- a CDS encoding SDR family NAD(P)-dependent oxidoreductase → MKDLKNKNVVVIGATGIIGKGAALAFAEAGAQVVVVSRSVDNANKAIAQFPKDLREKLFPLGALFSNAIEAKHAKEAVEKLLGGGQKIDHVVVSVGNVDFAKAPSEDEFSKLLDAMNEAPTTLFYAAKAFLPEMKDTPGSSFLTVSGKIAYGCPVPPLWAASVKYGAINLLVSGFHSEFKNSQVRLNAIVPGTAVAEVVGGKNKIDMEAKIAARQLGDAFVALAQGTRNGEFVPVDSPEGLNAFLETERIK
- a CDS encoding SgcJ/EcaC family oxidoreductase, producing the protein MVGTKSKGGILEQKKIEQLLAKYEQALNQSSTEAVLPLYTKDGVFLPAEAPTAEGTAQIKASYDHVFSTIKPEIKFDIEEVVVSGDYAFAKTLSRGKATVLESNITQPEENRELFIFRKDVGEWKIARYMFNKSKPSSK
- a CDS encoding VOC family protein, whose protein sequence is MPDLSFYQTRRAELKARYLSGSASASQPTSTGGVDHLALICSDLDATIHFYTQVLGMRLTRIVQNRDEPTSTHIFLDMGGGNQLAFFDFPEKGPARTVRGVGSMHHVALKAQPEQFRALLAALQEKHMPYSLHGTPESGSVYVRDPDDILVEVTT
- a CDS encoding enoyl-CoA hydratase/isomerase family protein; the protein is MIDYSAYEFLKIEVAERVATVTINRPEHLNAVHAALHHEFEQIWLDLAQDRDVNAILLTGTGQAFSVGGDLTSSDKPTKSKGRGGRRIVMADGRRVIENLLDVEQPIVAAINGDALGFAANVALLCDVTVASETAKLADTHVALGAVAGDGGAVIWPLLIGPNRAKEFLMLGDSLTGADAARIGLVNYAVPPEEVLPKARELVQRLADGPTWAIRWSKLAVNKWLKQQANLIMDAGLAYEALTLTTQDHKEALKALQEKRKPNYIRSRSAQS
- a CDS encoding VOC family protein, yielding MSAKGFSHIGLSTLDLDKTRNFYENVLGFKPVICDIIKVKEGGRIRHIFFDTGRDQLIAFMEARDIPGVPVEYDAGINRGLGLPNAFYHFAFEAGTEAGLEAKRQELLAKGVEVSEVVDHNWSKSIYFKDPNGMQLEYCCLTREFVANDAVMQDRFETSVKALGLEQTDSLRSPLAPNA